One Capricornis sumatraensis isolate serow.1 chromosome 8, serow.2, whole genome shotgun sequence genomic region harbors:
- the MRPL21 gene encoding large ribosomal subunit protein bL21m isoform X2: protein MAAAVATWALPVTFGRLASACSRSVLRASGPGAASLWSASQRFSSQSASSPQGYVPKTSLSSPPWPEVVLPDPVEEARRHAEIVEKVNELIARGQYGRLFAVVHFASHQWKVTSEDLILIENKLDVACGERIRLEKVLLVGADDFTLLGRPLLGILFEWKPRSSKRRNRGREST from the exons ATGGCGGCGGCCGTGGCAACCTGGGCCCTGCCGGTCACCTTCGGGCGGCTGGCGTCTGCATGCAGCCGCAGCGTCCTGAGAGCGTCGGGACCCGGAGCCG CTTCCCTGTGGTCCGCTTCTCAGAGGTTCAGTTCGCAGAGCGCTTCATCTCCACAAGG ATACGTTCCTAAAACCTCACTGAGTTCACCACCTTGGCCAGAAGTTGTGCTGCCAGACCCCGTGGAGGAGGCCAGACGCCACGCAG AAATCGTGGAGAAGGTGAACGAGCTCATCGCCAGGGGCCAGTATGGCAGGCTCTTCGCCGTGGTGCACTTTGCCAGCCACCAGTGGAAAGTCACCTCTGAAGACCTGATTCTAATTGAGAACAAGTTAGACGTTGCCTGCGGAGAGCGGATTCGGCTGGAGAAG GTCCTGCTGGTTGGGGCCGATGACTTCACTCTCCTTGGCAGACCCCTGCTTGG GATCTTGTTCGAGTGGAAGCCACGGTCATCGAAAAGACGGAATCGTGGCCGAGAGTCAACATGa
- the MRPL21 gene encoding large ribosomal subunit protein bL21m isoform X1, whose product MAAAVATWALPVTFGRLASACSRSVLRASGPGAASLWSASQRFSSQSASSPQGYVPKTSLSSPPWPEVVLPDPVEEARRHAEIVEKVNELIARGQYGRLFAVVHFASHQWKVTSEDLILIENKLDVACGERIRLEKVLLVGADDFTLLGRPLLGKDLVRVEATVIEKTESWPRVNMRFQKRKNYKRKRIIVNPQTVLRINTIEIAPCLC is encoded by the exons ATGGCGGCGGCCGTGGCAACCTGGGCCCTGCCGGTCACCTTCGGGCGGCTGGCGTCTGCATGCAGCCGCAGCGTCCTGAGAGCGTCGGGACCCGGAGCCG CTTCCCTGTGGTCCGCTTCTCAGAGGTTCAGTTCGCAGAGCGCTTCATCTCCACAAGG ATACGTTCCTAAAACCTCACTGAGTTCACCACCTTGGCCAGAAGTTGTGCTGCCAGACCCCGTGGAGGAGGCCAGACGCCACGCAG AAATCGTGGAGAAGGTGAACGAGCTCATCGCCAGGGGCCAGTATGGCAGGCTCTTCGCCGTGGTGCACTTTGCCAGCCACCAGTGGAAAGTCACCTCTGAAGACCTGATTCTAATTGAGAACAAGTTAGACGTTGCCTGCGGAGAGCGGATTCGGCTGGAGAAG GTCCTGCTGGTTGGGGCCGATGACTTCACTCTCCTTGGCAGACCCCTGCTTGG AAAGGATCTTGTTCGAGTGGAAGCCACGGTCATCGAAAAGACGGAATCGTGGCCGAGAGTCAACATGaggtttcagaaaaggaaaaactacaaGAGGAAGAGAA TCATCGTGAACCCGCAGACTGTCCTCCGGATAAACACCATCGAGATTGCTCCCTGTCTGTGTTGA